The Fusarium fujikuroi IMI 58289 draft genome, chromosome FFUJ_chr01 sequence ATATGTTTCGTCATAATGTTTGACATTTGTGCCGAGTCCTGTGGTTACCTGCCAAAGCACTAATAAAGAAGTCAGCAAGCCAAATTGACAGCTGTCGCGTGTTACAGCAAGGTACGAAATGGGAGACTAACGGAGAACCCAGACTATCGATTGACGCATCGTTGGCAGCTGCTATGTGCCGGAAAGGTCAATTGTGCTATAAAGCATGGCTATAATGCAGAGTAATAATTTGGTGAGGCCAACGGTGTTGGAGTTACAAGCTGTCCAGATGAGGTCGGAGCTTGCATGAGGTAATGCAGCGGCCCAGAAGGGAAAAGCGTAGAACTGTATGGCTGATGATTAAGCAATGTTAGGCCAGGAACCGACAAGCTCTACGACCCTATTACATTCATTCAGCATCAGGTGACAGACAGATGAACGAGAACGGCTTTTGTGTTTGAATTAAAGGAGCTGAGCTCCAATTAGACCTGCCTCGATTTCAGTGCAAGTGATACACCCAGTAAGCACTGTACGAAATCAGATTGGCTCTCTAGCTAAGTAcacataggtaggtatataCTCCGTATGCACCAACCTATTGAGATTCCACAATCGCGTTTAAAGATCATGTTCAATCAGTAGAAGCACGGCAAACAGTTTGGCTTATGCAGGCTCACAGACTCACGGTGGAACGGTTTCTAATGAGGCCGTTAAATCTATTCGAAATCGTACAACAGGTGATAAGTTTGCGTAACATACTATCTGTATATAGGCACGCAAGGACGATCCAAACTTCAGCAACCCCCCGTTAATTCAGTTCAAATGGCTGTAATCTGCCGAAACTCTATTTGATAGCCACTTTCAACAAAAAGAAGCAATTATACTCAAATATCGCTTCGGCGACTGCCCATTTTGGAGTTATTGGACCTGATGCCTGGTATACTGACGGCGTGGCTTGCTAGTGCTGAAGCTATCCTAGGCCCCAACCACTCAGAGTTTCAGGTCCCTGCAGTTAGTGTCTCTCCAAGCCTCCTCAACGCGAAAGTCACGGGGACCGCGTTAATGGCTGGGAGCTAGCGCGTCTTACTTAACGCGCTTGCATTTAACTGACTCCTGGGCCTTGCATCACCACTTTAGCCCGAATTCTCACGGCGATACTCTTCTCATTTCTACGCATTGTACTACCACAGATATCAGCATATACTCGCGATACTCACGGTTTCCCTCATTGCTTCCATGAGTACCGTATTTGTGTAATTGGATTGTTTTGTGTTAATTGCCCAGAATTCGTTTCGTTCGAGCTCTCCTCGCAAGAGTCCCTCCCTCGTATCGAGGGCTCATCGTGCATCCACCTCCTCCCACCATCGGTCTCCACCTACAAGCTATCGCCATGTCGACCCTCAAGCGCAAAGCAGGCGCCTCTACCGGGAACGATTCGAAGAAGCCTAAGGCCAATGGCAACATTGCCTCATTCTTCGGAGCAGCTCCTAAgcctgctggtgctggtgcttctGCTCCCGCACCAGCCGTCAAGTTTGATAAGGCCAAGTGGGTGGCTTCCTTGAAGCCAGAGCAAAAAGAGCTCTTGCAGCTCGAAATTGATACTCTTGATGAAAGCTGGCTGGCGCACCTCAAGGACGATCTTGTCACAAAGGAGTTCCTGGACTTGAAGCGATTCTTGGATCGAGAAATCAGCTCTGGCCGCAAGGTGTTCCCACCTAGGAACGATATCTACTCTTGGTAAGGACGAAATATCCTTCTACCTGCTGTGGCAGCTCCTAACCTATAGCTTATAGGTCCCGTCATACCCCTTTCAGCAATGTCAAGGTTGTCATTGTTGGTCAAGACCCCTATCATAACGACAACCAGGCTCATGGATTGGCATTCTCCGTTCGACCCCCAACTCCTGCACCACCTTCACTCAAGAACATGTATATTGCTCTGAAGAAAGACTATCCTAATTTCGAGCCACCACCAAACCGAGGAGGTCTTCTCACCCCCTGGGCAGATCGTGGTGTTCTCATGTTGAACACCTGCCTTACAGTTCGAGCCCACGAAGCCAACTCGCACTCTAATCGAGGATGGGAGAAGCTCACACAGCGAGTCATTGATCTAGTGGCGCAAAAGAGAACAAGGGGTGTTGTTTTCATGGCCTGGGGAACACCAGCCGGCAAGCGAGTGCAGAAGATCGATCGCGTCAAGCATCTTGTACTACAGAGTGTCCACCCTAGCCCTCTCAGTGCTTCCAGGGGGTTCTTTGACTGCGGTCACTTCAGAAAAGCCAATGACTGGCTGGTTACACGATATGGGCCTGAAGGTGAGATTGACTGGGCACTCGGACCTGGCACATCCACGAAAGCTCCAGCGACGGAAGCCGATGCCAAAGAGGCTAAATCTGCTGACAAAAAGGCTGAGGTCATTGAGAAGACTAAGCCTGAAGTGgtgaagaaggttgaggaggacaaggagaaTGATGCTttcgacgaagatgaggaagctCTCGAAGAGGCCCTTCGgttggctgaagaagaggagaaagagaaagaaaagtaGTGTTTGAAAATTGTTCGAACTCGGGAGTGTATGTGTAATGACGGCGTTCAACACTAAGGGAAAGGTACATGGCATGCAAGCGTAGGGACAGCTTTCCAACTATTAAGTTTTCGGTTCCGGGTCAGGGATCAATGTAGGATCAGCCTCGGGAATCTATGTACCTGGATATTGGAAAAGGTTTATAAGATGAATGGGTGAGTTAGGAATATTATGACGCTCAATACGTGATCCTCACTTGGTGCAACTCCCCACAACCTGACGCATAAAGTGATAGATTGTTTCGGGAATCAGGGCGCAGCCGGAAGGGACAGAAAGTTCCGGTTTGAGGCAGATCCTTGATCTCAGATGCGCAACACTTTTATCGTATCATGTTCGCGGTTAAGAGAAAGGTCCGTGTTTAAGAGATTGTTAATGCATCCCCACTGTTCAGCCCGCCGAACTGATCTCATCTGGGTATCTTCTTCGAAGGCGAAGGCGAAGCGTGTGATACGTTTTCGtttcgagaagaatgaggcGACCTTGTCGTCTCTATGTTTGGTAAAGGATACCGAGGTGCATGAGACTGACTACATATGTTGTCGTGAAATATTGTAGGTCACTCCAGGCTACCATCTTGTGCGAGGACCTGCGTCAATCAAGGCATATACCGATTCTTGTAAATATCGGTGGCCTCTGAGCGTATTtaaggaagaaaaagcatTCATGGATATGTTAAGCTGAGATGAGCTTTTGCGACTAGGGTTCCAGAGCTGCCATGAGGCGAATCATGGACCCATGGCAGATAACGGGAACAATCTCTGCACTGGCTTATACCATTGGGTCATTTAACTCAGGGGTTTACAGCCAGCGAAGGTTTCGATAAAGCTGAAACAGGTTGCAAAATCTACATTCCAGTTTGGGAGACATCAGACTGACAGTAGAGCCTCACCTTAGAGCCCTAGGAGCCATACTGtgcatcacatcacaatTCATCTGCATGTCAAACATGGAAGTTATTTTTCGCCATCTTGCGTAAGGAGATGCCAACTCATTGCGTCGATCTCGGAAACTCTTGCCAGACAACCACTCAAAAATGCTTCCAAGCAGCGGCTTCGCCTGGGGAGGGTGGGATGAGGATGCGCTGGCGATGCCAACTCACACCCATGAGCCCCGCGGATGGCCAAGCTACTGGTACAGCTGCAGCCATTGGGCCACAGCTCCAGAAGCTAGGAAAGAAGTCAGAATGGCGGCTATATTTGGCCTCTTCagagccaagaagcttcCATGTTCGTAATCCAGAACCTGTTGTAAGCGAGAAGTTCCTGGCAAACATGGAATACCCCAGGTGAGAGATCAGCTCAACCATGAGCTAGAGCGCAAAGAAGCAATTCAATCGGCCGAGGGCGACTCGATATGGAATGAGTAATGGAAAAAGACAGATATTGCCTCTCATGACGTGGAGTTAGGCTGAGGACTGTGATAGCAGCGCTGTTATTGGCAGGGAAGCGAGCAACAGAAGAGGTTATGGTTGCGGCGCTTTCGTTCTGATGGCAATGGAGCTCTAAAAGAGGCACGGGAATTACGAAACGTTGGCGGCGAGCCACCCGCCACAGTGCTTGATGGCATTAAAGCGCAATAAGAGAAAATGCGTATCGTTTGGCTGCTCATATCTTTGGGCCCAGGAAACATGATGAGCTAAAGGCTTTGGCGTCCAACCATAGCGCCAAGATGACACGCTTGTAGGGGCCACTGGCGGTAATTACCCCTGTCCATCATCCCAAGTTGGATCTCGTTTGATGAAGCTTAACTTGTACTGAATATGTATGCTGCCAGGAACTCAAGTCACCTGCATATTCAGAGACCATTGACGATTATGAGCTGTGTTGAAGGGTTTCTGCAAGCCATTTATCGACCGGTGAAACTGTGCCCGTAGCGAACTGGTGCGATAAAAGGTCATGAGGCCACCCAATTAACTAATTACACGGGCAACCCGCTTGCTCAAGGTAATTAAAAAGCAGAACTTTAAGGAACGTGGAGATCCACTCGTCTAGTaaagccttggccttgtgcaACGGCTGAGTCCCGTCTTCTAGTGCTAGCTGATCCAATGGTTGTGTCTGGTGTGTACCTCTCTGTGACTCTCATAATTTCTGTTCGAGGGACGGGAGAGAAATCAAGGTTGCTGTTAGGAAATGAGAAGATGGTTGAAGACTTTCTCGCTAGTCTAGAGACATCGTCAGGCTAACTTATGAAGTAGGCAAAGTGATTATCCTCAGAATAAGAAACTTGGCgaattctttttcttgcccAAAGCACCCTTGACATAGACTGGAATGGGCCAAGAGACTCAGGGCTGAGGGCAGTGAATTGCTTTGCAACTTGTGTGTCATGACTCTCAGCCTCATTGTTACAGCGTACAATTATGTGTTGTGTATTGTCTCTGAAGATATCGTGTTACACAGCATGACCGTTGTCACAATAAGAGGCTGTAGATTTGATTCAACGACCAACCAAGCAACTCACACTATCTAGCCACATTGTTAGATATTGTTGGATCTGTAAACTACCAATTCATCTCCATGATAACTCGCTCAATCTATGCACGCCcatcacatccatccatattgccccccctcccccaaaCCCCTACCCACCCCATGTCCTCTTGTTCATGCTCTCTATCCTCTCATCCCAGCGAGGAACCCAATTCCCAATCCTAgtgctcttgttcttttttcCATTGTACGtaccatccaatccaatcccatctagtccagtccagtccagtccatcaTGAACCTGGTCGCGCATCCCAGTCGCCCCCTGAGCGCGTCCCCCCCATCCCACTGTCACCCTCACAATTCTCATTTTGTCGTCTCATCTAGACTTGAGAATCGCTTTTTCTCCTCTTTACCTTATCCTCTTGTATGATTCaacttttctttctatttttcCATATTCATCTATTTTCTCTGAACCCTGGCTTCTTTGAGCCCCTCCTTTTCctattctttcttctctctgtTTCGTTTCGATACCCAGTACCCAATCTCTGTGTTAACCTCTGAATAACTGAGGTGCAGAGGGGAAAAAGGGTCCCCTACTAATTTTATCTGTACGCCCACCCAACTAACTTGGCTCATCTGCCGCAGGTGCGCATCAAAACTGCCCGATGCCCACCTTCCCTGACTTACACGTCTCGCCTTGTCCTGTGTGCAGCAGCATccaatcttcaacaagcgacatcgtcatcatttTTATTCCTGCtaattcttttctcttctcaccaAAAGGTTCACGGTCCTCGATTCGTTACTTTTGATTCTCTTATCGACAACCCTTCAAAAACCTTGCTTTTTACAACTTCAGCTGGGGAGATTATCACGAATACCTCGCTGCTACCCTATTTAAGGCACCTCCTGAAAGATCACCGCCCCTTTATTTGAGATCTGATTAGACTCGACCCGACGTCACTTTTCCTATATTCAGCGCATGGGATTCTGCTGCGTTCTCGTTTAATTCCCGATTTCGAATTATCATCCTATAGTCACAGCCGATAATGGCAGGCCTTTTTTCTCgcctcaagggcaaggatggCAAGTCCAAAAAGAAAGGCGCAAACGATTCTACACAACAGCTACCACAAAAACCACAATGGACAGACGCCTGGGCACGCACATATGTTGAGCCTGAAGAAGTTCACGAGCTGATCCGATGTTGCACAGAAGAGCTCAAAGCTCGAGGTATGTCGTTGATTACATGAAATACAAGATATGTATCTTTGTGTGTACAGCATGCTGATCGCCATGTCATACCAGGTCTCGATCACCCTTTCCTCTTGTTACCATACCGTCCCACCTCCGATCCCAGCGCTGTTCGTTCCTTTATTCGCCATTTCTTTGAATCTCATGCCAACTTACGGGGAGAACAATTGACACAGGAACTTCGCATGACAGAACCTATGGTTAGTGTATGCGGAAAGAGGGGCATGATCGTAACTAATATCGAGATAGGTGGTTTCCGGAGTTGCCAAGTGGTGCTGGAGTCGCATTCAGGGGGGCATCGTTGGTTGGGATGCATATGAACTGTTCAAAGTGGGAGAAATTGGTATGCGCTTCTCATTTTAGGTTTCCTTGTGGTACTAACTTGCGCTATAGACTCAAACATGGCTC is a genomic window containing:
- a CDS encoding probable uracil-DNA glycosylase, yielding MSTLKRKAGASTGNDSKKPKANGNIASFFGAAPKPAGAGASAPAPAVKFDKAKWVASLKPEQKELLQLEIDTLDESWLAHLKDDLVTKEFLDLKRFLDREISSGRKVFPPRNDIYSWSRHTPFSNVKVVIVGQDPYHNDNQAHGLAFSVRPPTPAPPSLKNMYIALKKDYPNFEPPPNRGGLLTPWADRGVLMLNTCLTVRAHEANSHSNRGWEKLTQRVIDLVAQKRTRGVVFMAWGTPAGKRVQKIDRVKHLVLQSVHPSPLSASRGFFDCGHFRKANDWLVTRYGPEGEIDWALGPGTSTKAPATEADAKEAKSADKKAEVIEKTKPEVVKKVEEDKENDAFDEDEEALEEALRLAEEEEKEKEK